One window from the genome of Puniceicoccales bacterium encodes:
- a CDS encoding helix-turn-helix domain-containing protein, protein MKHKRIRDSSFGLRFRILLGYHNLTLRDISEATGAAVSTVSTWKNGRIPSSEKILEKIAKLFHVTKEYLTNGHNWDSYAERPVAKLNEIIKEIAGSEAKKCDKESLRAKIEKHFSEYLNRAETTRYGLEHTWIEITKRFPLSFFDDIPPGHDRLADEDEKF, encoded by the coding sequence ATGAAGCACAAAAGAATAAGGGACAGTAGCTTCGGGCTAAGATTCAGGATATTGCTTGGGTATCATAACCTAACGCTTAGAGACATAAGCGAAGCAACTGGTGCAGCTGTCTCCACTGTCAGCACATGGAAAAATGGAAGAATTCCATCTTCCGAAAAAATTCTAGAAAAAATTGCAAAATTATTCCATGTAACCAAGGAATATCTGACAAACGGTCATAACTGGGACTCCTATGCCGAACGGCCTGTGGCTAAATTGAATGAAATCATTAAGGAAATAGCCGGATCCGAGGCCAAGAAATGTGACAAAGAAAGCTTGAGAGCCAAAATAGAAAAACACTTTTCCGAATACTTGAACCGGGCTGAAACAACACGTTACGGCTTGGAACATACATGGATAGAGATCACGAAACGTTTTCCACTCAGCTTTTTTGATGACATTCCTCCTGGACACGACAGATTAGCCGATGAGGATGAAAAGTTTTAG